The following proteins are encoded in a genomic region of Catharus ustulatus isolate bCatUst1 chromosome 4, bCatUst1.pri.v2, whole genome shotgun sequence:
- the CNOT4 gene encoding CCR4-NOT transcription complex subunit 4 isoform X3 — MSRSPDAKEDPVECPLCMEPLEIDDINFFPCTCGYQICRFCWHRIRTDENGLCPACRKPYPEDPAVYKPLSQEELQRIKNEKKQKQNERKQKISENRKHLASVRVVQKNLVFVVGLSQRLADPEVLKRPEYFGKFGKIHKVVINNSTSYAGSQGPSASAYVTYIRSEDALRAIQCVNNVVVDGRTLKASLGTTKYCSYFLKNMQCPKPDCMYLHELGDEAASFTKEEMQAGKHQEYEQKLLQELYKLNPNFLQLSTGTVDKNKNKVTALQRPNSNNKDAWPSLQSSSKSANGLTMEHRKTPPILENGTDPEHMTPDGADSDFGPIDKPSDSLSIGNGDSSQQITNSDTPSPPPGLTKPNPVIPISSSNHSARSPFEGAVTESQSLFSDNFRHPNPIPSGLPPFPSSPQTSSDWPTAPEPQSLFTSETIPVSSSTDWQAAFGFGSSKQQEDDLGFDPFDITRKALADLIEKELSVQDQPSLSPTSLQNPTPHTTTAKGPGSGFLHPAAPTNANSLSSTFPVMPQRFPQFQQHRAVYNSFSFPGQAARYPWMAFPRNSIMHLNHTANPTSNSNFLDLNLPPQHSTGLGGIPISGIPASTGNSLDTLQDDNPPHWLKSLQALTEVDGPSAAPSQTHHSNPFGTQIPLHRASWNPYSPPSNPTSFHSPPPGFQTAFRPPSKTPTDLLQSSALDRH; from the exons CCATATCCAGAAGATCCAGCAGTGTACAAACCACTCTcccaggaagagctgcagaggataaaaaatgaaaagaaacagaaacaaaacgAGAGGAAACAGAAGATATCAGAGAATCGCAAACATTTGGCCAGTGTACGGGTTGTACAGAAGAACCTTGTCTTCGTGGTAGGGCTATCTCAGCGCCTAGCAGATCCAGAG GTTTTGAAACGACCGGAATATTTTGGGAAGTTTGGTAAAATACATAAAGTTGTCATTAATAACAGTACATCATACGCAGGCTCACAG GGTCCAAGTGCCAGCGCATATGTAACCTACATCCGGTCAGAAGATGCCCTCAGAGCCATACAGTGCGTCAATAATGTGGTGGTAGACGGCAGAACACTTAAG GCATCATTAGGTACAACAAAATATTGcagttattttctaaaaaatatgcAGTGTCCAAAACCAGACTGCATGTATCTACATGAACTAGGTGATGAAGCAGCCAGTTtcacaaaagaagaaatgcag GCGGGTAAGCACCAGGAATATGAACAGAAACTACTGCAAGAATTATACAAATTAAACCCCAACTTTCTCCAGTTATCTACGGGTACAGTTgacaagaacaagaacaaagtgacagcactgcagag ACCCAACAGTAATAACAAAGATGCCTGGCCATCATTACAGAGTTCAAGTAAATCAGCCAACGGTTTAACAATGGAACACAGGAAAACGCCTCCTATATTAGAAAATGGCACAGACCCAGAACACATGACTCCAGATGGTGCAGACTCAGATTTCGG CCCTATCGATAAACCTTCAGATTCCCTCAGTATAGGAAATGGTGACAGCTCTCAGCAG ATAACAAACAGTGACACACCTTCACCACCACCTGGTTTAACAAAACCCAATCCAGTTATACCCATCAGTTCATCTAATCACAGTGCACGGTCTCCTTTTGAAGGGGCTGTAACAGAATCACAGTCACTCTTCTCTGACAACTTCCGGCATCCTAACCCCATCCCTAGTGGGCTTCCTCCATTCCCCAGCTCTCCACAGACTTCAAGTGATTGGCCCACAGCACCAGAACCACAGAGCCTCTTCACATCAG AAACTATACCAGTGTCCTCCTCCACAGACTGGCAAGCAGCTTTTGGGTTTGGTTCCTCCAAACAGCAAGAGGACGACTTAGGGTTTGATCCCTTTGACATCACCCGCAAAGCCTTAGCAGACCTGATTGAGAAGGAACTGTCAGTCCAAGACCAACCTTCCCTTTCGCCCACATCTCTTCAGAACCCTACCCCACACACTACAACTGCCAAAGGGCCAGGTTCTGGATTCCTGCATCCTGCTGCACCCACAAATGCCAACTCTCTCAGTAGCACCTTTCCAGTCATGCCACAGAGGTTTCCACAGTTTCAACAGCATCGAGCAGTTTACAACTCCTTCAGTTTTCCAGGCCAAGCAGCTCGCTATCCTTGGATGGCCTTCCCACGCAATAGCATCATGCACTTGAACCACACAGCAAATCCCACCTCAAATAGTAATTTCTTGGACTTGAATCTCCCACCACAACACAGCACAGGTCTGGGAGGGATCCCTATATCAG GTATCCCAGCCTCCACAGGAAACAGTTTAGACACCCTTCAAGATGACAATCCTCCCCATTGGCTAAAATCTCTTCAGGCCCTCACAGAGGTGGACGGCCCCAGTGCAGCGCCATCACAGACGCACCACAGTAACCCCTTCGGCACACAGATCCCTCTGCACAGAGCCAGTTGGAATCCCTACTCTCCTCCTTCAAACCCCACCAGCTTCCATTCCCCACCTCCAGGCTTTCAGACAGCCTTCAGACCCCCCAGTAAAACCCCCACAGATCTACTACAGAGCTCAGCGCTGGATCGTCAttag
- the CNOT4 gene encoding CCR4-NOT transcription complex subunit 4 isoform X1, with translation MSRSPDAKEDPVECPLCMEPLEIDDINFFPCTCGYQICRFCWHRIRTDENGLCPACRKPYPEDPAVYKPLSQEELQRIKNEKKQKQNERKQKISENRKHLASVRVVQKNLVFVVGLSQRLADPEVLKRPEYFGKFGKIHKVVINNSTSYAGSQGPSASAYVTYIRSEDALRAIQCVNNVVVDGRTLKASLGTTKYCSYFLKNMQCPKPDCMYLHELGDEAASFTKEEMQAGKHQEYEQKLLQELYKLNPNFLQLSTGTVDKNKNKVTALQRPNSNNKDAWPSLQSSSKSANGLTMEHRKTPPILENGTDPEHMTPDGADSDFGPIDKPSDSLSIGNGDSSQQITNSDTPSPPPGLTKPNPVIPISSSNHSARSPFEGAVTESQSLFSDNFRHPNPIPSGLPPFPSSPQTSSDWPTAPEPQSLFTSETIPVSSSTDWQAAFGFGSSKQQEDDLGFDPFDITRKALADLIEKELSVQDQPSLSPTSLQNPTPHTTTAKGPGSGFLHPAAPTNANSLSSTFPVMPQRFPQFQQHRAVYNSFSFPGQAARYPWMAFPRNSIMHLNHTANPTSNSNFLDLNLPPQHSTGLGGIPISDNSSSVESLNMKEWQDGLRALLPNININFGGLPNASSPSNANHSVPTSNTATTDSLNWDSPGSWMDPAIITGIPASTGNSLDTLQDDNPPHWLKSLQALTEVDGPSAAPSQTHHSNPFGTQIPLHRASWNPYSPPSNPTSFHSPPPGFQTAFRPPSKTPTDLLQSSALDRH, from the exons CCATATCCAGAAGATCCAGCAGTGTACAAACCACTCTcccaggaagagctgcagaggataaaaaatgaaaagaaacagaaacaaaacgAGAGGAAACAGAAGATATCAGAGAATCGCAAACATTTGGCCAGTGTACGGGTTGTACAGAAGAACCTTGTCTTCGTGGTAGGGCTATCTCAGCGCCTAGCAGATCCAGAG GTTTTGAAACGACCGGAATATTTTGGGAAGTTTGGTAAAATACATAAAGTTGTCATTAATAACAGTACATCATACGCAGGCTCACAG GGTCCAAGTGCCAGCGCATATGTAACCTACATCCGGTCAGAAGATGCCCTCAGAGCCATACAGTGCGTCAATAATGTGGTGGTAGACGGCAGAACACTTAAG GCATCATTAGGTACAACAAAATATTGcagttattttctaaaaaatatgcAGTGTCCAAAACCAGACTGCATGTATCTACATGAACTAGGTGATGAAGCAGCCAGTTtcacaaaagaagaaatgcag GCGGGTAAGCACCAGGAATATGAACAGAAACTACTGCAAGAATTATACAAATTAAACCCCAACTTTCTCCAGTTATCTACGGGTACAGTTgacaagaacaagaacaaagtgacagcactgcagag ACCCAACAGTAATAACAAAGATGCCTGGCCATCATTACAGAGTTCAAGTAAATCAGCCAACGGTTTAACAATGGAACACAGGAAAACGCCTCCTATATTAGAAAATGGCACAGACCCAGAACACATGACTCCAGATGGTGCAGACTCAGATTTCGG CCCTATCGATAAACCTTCAGATTCCCTCAGTATAGGAAATGGTGACAGCTCTCAGCAG ATAACAAACAGTGACACACCTTCACCACCACCTGGTTTAACAAAACCCAATCCAGTTATACCCATCAGTTCATCTAATCACAGTGCACGGTCTCCTTTTGAAGGGGCTGTAACAGAATCACAGTCACTCTTCTCTGACAACTTCCGGCATCCTAACCCCATCCCTAGTGGGCTTCCTCCATTCCCCAGCTCTCCACAGACTTCAAGTGATTGGCCCACAGCACCAGAACCACAGAGCCTCTTCACATCAG AAACTATACCAGTGTCCTCCTCCACAGACTGGCAAGCAGCTTTTGGGTTTGGTTCCTCCAAACAGCAAGAGGACGACTTAGGGTTTGATCCCTTTGACATCACCCGCAAAGCCTTAGCAGACCTGATTGAGAAGGAACTGTCAGTCCAAGACCAACCTTCCCTTTCGCCCACATCTCTTCAGAACCCTACCCCACACACTACAACTGCCAAAGGGCCAGGTTCTGGATTCCTGCATCCTGCTGCACCCACAAATGCCAACTCTCTCAGTAGCACCTTTCCAGTCATGCCACAGAGGTTTCCACAGTTTCAACAGCATCGAGCAGTTTACAACTCCTTCAGTTTTCCAGGCCAAGCAGCTCGCTATCCTTGGATGGCCTTCCCACGCAATAGCATCATGCACTTGAACCACACAGCAAATCCCACCTCAAATAGTAATTTCTTGGACTTGAATCTCCCACCACAACACAGCACAGGTCTGGGAGGGATCCCTATATCAG ACAACAGCAGTTCTGTAGAGAGTTTAAATATGAAGGAATGGCAGGACGGGCTAAGGGCACTTCTACCGAACATTAACATCAACTTTGGTGGACTGCCCAATGCTTCTTCCCCCTCCAACGCCAACCACAGTGTACCAACGTCCAACACTGCCACCACCGACAGCCTGAAttgggacagccctggcagctggaTGGACCCCGCAATCATCACAG GTATCCCAGCCTCCACAGGAAACAGTTTAGACACCCTTCAAGATGACAATCCTCCCCATTGGCTAAAATCTCTTCAGGCCCTCACAGAGGTGGACGGCCCCAGTGCAGCGCCATCACAGACGCACCACAGTAACCCCTTCGGCACACAGATCCCTCTGCACAGAGCCAGTTGGAATCCCTACTCTCCTCCTTCAAACCCCACCAGCTTCCATTCCCCACCTCCAGGCTTTCAGACAGCCTTCAGACCCCCCAGTAAAACCCCCACAGATCTACTACAGAGCTCAGCGCTGGATCGTCAttag
- the CNOT4 gene encoding CCR4-NOT transcription complex subunit 4 isoform X2, whose amino-acid sequence MSRSPDAKEDPVECPLCMEPLEIDDINFFPCTCGYQICRFCWHRIRTDENGLCPACRKPYPEDPAVYKPLSQEELQRIKNEKKQKQNERKQKISENRKHLASVRVVQKNLVFVVGLSQRLADPEVLKRPEYFGKFGKIHKVVINNSTSYAGSQGPSASAYVTYIRSEDALRAIQCVNNVVVDGRTLKASLGTTKYCSYFLKNMQCPKPDCMYLHELGDEAASFTKEEMQAGKHQEYEQKLLQELYKLNPNFLQLSTGTVDKNKNKVTALQSPIDKPSDSLSIGNGDSSQQITNSDTPSPPPGLTKPNPVIPISSSNHSARSPFEGAVTESQSLFSDNFRHPNPIPSGLPPFPSSPQTSSDWPTAPEPQSLFTSETIPVSSSTDWQAAFGFGSSKQQEDDLGFDPFDITRKALADLIEKELSVQDQPSLSPTSLQNPTPHTTTAKGPGSGFLHPAAPTNANSLSSTFPVMPQRFPQFQQHRAVYNSFSFPGQAARYPWMAFPRNSIMHLNHTANPTSNSNFLDLNLPPQHSTGLGGIPISDNSSSVESLNMKEWQDGLRALLPNININFGGLPNASSPSNANHSVPTSNTATTDSLNWDSPGSWMDPAIITGIPASTGNSLDTLQDDNPPHWLKSLQALTEVDGPSAAPSQTHHSNPFGTQIPLHRASWNPYSPPSNPTSFHSPPPGFQTAFRPPSKTPTDLLQSSALDRH is encoded by the exons CCATATCCAGAAGATCCAGCAGTGTACAAACCACTCTcccaggaagagctgcagaggataaaaaatgaaaagaaacagaaacaaaacgAGAGGAAACAGAAGATATCAGAGAATCGCAAACATTTGGCCAGTGTACGGGTTGTACAGAAGAACCTTGTCTTCGTGGTAGGGCTATCTCAGCGCCTAGCAGATCCAGAG GTTTTGAAACGACCGGAATATTTTGGGAAGTTTGGTAAAATACATAAAGTTGTCATTAATAACAGTACATCATACGCAGGCTCACAG GGTCCAAGTGCCAGCGCATATGTAACCTACATCCGGTCAGAAGATGCCCTCAGAGCCATACAGTGCGTCAATAATGTGGTGGTAGACGGCAGAACACTTAAG GCATCATTAGGTACAACAAAATATTGcagttattttctaaaaaatatgcAGTGTCCAAAACCAGACTGCATGTATCTACATGAACTAGGTGATGAAGCAGCCAGTTtcacaaaagaagaaatgcag GCGGGTAAGCACCAGGAATATGAACAGAAACTACTGCAAGAATTATACAAATTAAACCCCAACTTTCTCCAGTTATCTACGGGTACAGTTgacaagaacaagaacaaagtgacagcactgcagag CCCTATCGATAAACCTTCAGATTCCCTCAGTATAGGAAATGGTGACAGCTCTCAGCAG ATAACAAACAGTGACACACCTTCACCACCACCTGGTTTAACAAAACCCAATCCAGTTATACCCATCAGTTCATCTAATCACAGTGCACGGTCTCCTTTTGAAGGGGCTGTAACAGAATCACAGTCACTCTTCTCTGACAACTTCCGGCATCCTAACCCCATCCCTAGTGGGCTTCCTCCATTCCCCAGCTCTCCACAGACTTCAAGTGATTGGCCCACAGCACCAGAACCACAGAGCCTCTTCACATCAG AAACTATACCAGTGTCCTCCTCCACAGACTGGCAAGCAGCTTTTGGGTTTGGTTCCTCCAAACAGCAAGAGGACGACTTAGGGTTTGATCCCTTTGACATCACCCGCAAAGCCTTAGCAGACCTGATTGAGAAGGAACTGTCAGTCCAAGACCAACCTTCCCTTTCGCCCACATCTCTTCAGAACCCTACCCCACACACTACAACTGCCAAAGGGCCAGGTTCTGGATTCCTGCATCCTGCTGCACCCACAAATGCCAACTCTCTCAGTAGCACCTTTCCAGTCATGCCACAGAGGTTTCCACAGTTTCAACAGCATCGAGCAGTTTACAACTCCTTCAGTTTTCCAGGCCAAGCAGCTCGCTATCCTTGGATGGCCTTCCCACGCAATAGCATCATGCACTTGAACCACACAGCAAATCCCACCTCAAATAGTAATTTCTTGGACTTGAATCTCCCACCACAACACAGCACAGGTCTGGGAGGGATCCCTATATCAG ACAACAGCAGTTCTGTAGAGAGTTTAAATATGAAGGAATGGCAGGACGGGCTAAGGGCACTTCTACCGAACATTAACATCAACTTTGGTGGACTGCCCAATGCTTCTTCCCCCTCCAACGCCAACCACAGTGTACCAACGTCCAACACTGCCACCACCGACAGCCTGAAttgggacagccctggcagctggaTGGACCCCGCAATCATCACAG GTATCCCAGCCTCCACAGGAAACAGTTTAGACACCCTTCAAGATGACAATCCTCCCCATTGGCTAAAATCTCTTCAGGCCCTCACAGAGGTGGACGGCCCCAGTGCAGCGCCATCACAGACGCACCACAGTAACCCCTTCGGCACACAGATCCCTCTGCACAGAGCCAGTTGGAATCCCTACTCTCCTCCTTCAAACCCCACCAGCTTCCATTCCCCACCTCCAGGCTTTCAGACAGCCTTCAGACCCCCCAGTAAAACCCCCACAGATCTACTACAGAGCTCAGCGCTGGATCGTCAttag
- the CNOT4 gene encoding CCR4-NOT transcription complex subunit 4 isoform X4: protein MSRSPDAKEDPVECPLCMEPLEIDDINFFPCTCGYQICRFCWHRIRTDENGLCPACRKPYPEDPAVYKPLSQEELQRIKNEKKQKQNERKQKISENRKHLASVRVVQKNLVFVVGLSQRLADPEVLKRPEYFGKFGKIHKVVINNSTSYAGSQGPSASAYVTYIRSEDALRAIQCVNNVVVDGRTLKASLGTTKYCSYFLKNMQCPKPDCMYLHELGDEAASFTKEEMQAGKHQEYEQKLLQELYKLNPNFLQLSTGTVDKNKNKVTALQSPIDKPSDSLSIGNGDSSQQITNSDTPSPPPGLTKPNPVIPISSSNHSARSPFEGAVTESQSLFSDNFRHPNPIPSGLPPFPSSPQTSSDWPTAPEPQSLFTSETIPVSSSTDWQAAFGFGSSKQQEDDLGFDPFDITRKALADLIEKELSVQDQPSLSPTSLQNPTPHTTTAKGPGSGFLHPAAPTNANSLSSTFPVMPQRFPQFQQHRAVYNSFSFPGQAARYPWMAFPRNSIMHLNHTANPTSNSNFLDLNLPPQHSTGLGGIPISGIPASTGNSLDTLQDDNPPHWLKSLQALTEVDGPSAAPSQTHHSNPFGTQIPLHRASWNPYSPPSNPTSFHSPPPGFQTAFRPPSKTPTDLLQSSALDRH, encoded by the exons CCATATCCAGAAGATCCAGCAGTGTACAAACCACTCTcccaggaagagctgcagaggataaaaaatgaaaagaaacagaaacaaaacgAGAGGAAACAGAAGATATCAGAGAATCGCAAACATTTGGCCAGTGTACGGGTTGTACAGAAGAACCTTGTCTTCGTGGTAGGGCTATCTCAGCGCCTAGCAGATCCAGAG GTTTTGAAACGACCGGAATATTTTGGGAAGTTTGGTAAAATACATAAAGTTGTCATTAATAACAGTACATCATACGCAGGCTCACAG GGTCCAAGTGCCAGCGCATATGTAACCTACATCCGGTCAGAAGATGCCCTCAGAGCCATACAGTGCGTCAATAATGTGGTGGTAGACGGCAGAACACTTAAG GCATCATTAGGTACAACAAAATATTGcagttattttctaaaaaatatgcAGTGTCCAAAACCAGACTGCATGTATCTACATGAACTAGGTGATGAAGCAGCCAGTTtcacaaaagaagaaatgcag GCGGGTAAGCACCAGGAATATGAACAGAAACTACTGCAAGAATTATACAAATTAAACCCCAACTTTCTCCAGTTATCTACGGGTACAGTTgacaagaacaagaacaaagtgacagcactgcagag CCCTATCGATAAACCTTCAGATTCCCTCAGTATAGGAAATGGTGACAGCTCTCAGCAG ATAACAAACAGTGACACACCTTCACCACCACCTGGTTTAACAAAACCCAATCCAGTTATACCCATCAGTTCATCTAATCACAGTGCACGGTCTCCTTTTGAAGGGGCTGTAACAGAATCACAGTCACTCTTCTCTGACAACTTCCGGCATCCTAACCCCATCCCTAGTGGGCTTCCTCCATTCCCCAGCTCTCCACAGACTTCAAGTGATTGGCCCACAGCACCAGAACCACAGAGCCTCTTCACATCAG AAACTATACCAGTGTCCTCCTCCACAGACTGGCAAGCAGCTTTTGGGTTTGGTTCCTCCAAACAGCAAGAGGACGACTTAGGGTTTGATCCCTTTGACATCACCCGCAAAGCCTTAGCAGACCTGATTGAGAAGGAACTGTCAGTCCAAGACCAACCTTCCCTTTCGCCCACATCTCTTCAGAACCCTACCCCACACACTACAACTGCCAAAGGGCCAGGTTCTGGATTCCTGCATCCTGCTGCACCCACAAATGCCAACTCTCTCAGTAGCACCTTTCCAGTCATGCCACAGAGGTTTCCACAGTTTCAACAGCATCGAGCAGTTTACAACTCCTTCAGTTTTCCAGGCCAAGCAGCTCGCTATCCTTGGATGGCCTTCCCACGCAATAGCATCATGCACTTGAACCACACAGCAAATCCCACCTCAAATAGTAATTTCTTGGACTTGAATCTCCCACCACAACACAGCACAGGTCTGGGAGGGATCCCTATATCAG GTATCCCAGCCTCCACAGGAAACAGTTTAGACACCCTTCAAGATGACAATCCTCCCCATTGGCTAAAATCTCTTCAGGCCCTCACAGAGGTGGACGGCCCCAGTGCAGCGCCATCACAGACGCACCACAGTAACCCCTTCGGCACACAGATCCCTCTGCACAGAGCCAGTTGGAATCCCTACTCTCCTCCTTCAAACCCCACCAGCTTCCATTCCCCACCTCCAGGCTTTCAGACAGCCTTCAGACCCCCCAGTAAAACCCCCACAGATCTACTACAGAGCTCAGCGCTGGATCGTCAttag